The genomic window TCGGCCTGAATTCGACCGACCATCGCGTGCAGACCATTTGAGCGTTGTGGACTTAGATGTTCATCAAGACCGATCTGCTGAAAAACCGGGTCCGCCGGTGTTTTGGCGATCTCGGAAGCCGGACGTCCTGAATACAGCCGCAGCACAATCGCAATGAGCCCGCGCACAATATGGGCATCACTGTCGCCAATGAAGGTAAGAACCGGCTCACCATTGTCGCCCCTGGCAACATGGGTCTGGAGCCAAACCTGGCTCACACAGCCTTTTACCTTGTTTGCGTCCGAGTGTTCTGCCTCTGGCAGTGGCTCAAGGTCTTTGCCCAGCTCGATCACATACCGATACCGGTCTTCCCAATCATCAAGATAGGAAAAGTCGTCAATCAGATCGTTGATACTCACAGCCAGACACGTCCTTGATCAGCATAGCGCGATGGCTGGATACGCCATCCCTCTTGCCTCAAAGACATAGGCTTTTGGGGCTGGTGAGACAACTGGTGGGAAACAGGCAAAAAAATGGCGCGTATTGCACTGAGGGGACAAGACCTGGGGGGGGAAGGTCTTTGGGATGTGCAATACGCGCCCTTGAGAGGATCGCTATAATTGTGAAACAGCTAAGGCTGCTTCTGGTTCCCGGGTCAGCCCGGTTTTTGCCTACGCGCCTTGTGAGGGGATGGGCGCGGGGACATCTGCAGTAACTTCAGCGGGCGTTACGGGCGCAGCCGGCGATACGCCAGGCGCACCAGTCTCGGCACTGCGGGCATCAATGAGGGCCTGCGCAGCCCAGCTCACAGCTTCACCGGTGTAGTAGATGAGTTGGTTTGCAACGTGTGATCCGCCGGCAGCAACGGTGTCGCATACAGCGTCATTGCGTTCACAAAAGCTCAAAACGTCAGAGCCTGTGTTCATGGCCATATCTACAGCGGCGCTGGCATCGAAGACTTCCGCGTCGCCAGCAGGTGCGCCTGACGCAGCCTGTGCCGTGCCGTCAGAAGAAGACATGCTTGGCGCCGATGGCAGCAGAACCGCAACAACGGCAATCCAGAAGGCAATTCTCAAAATAAGCATCAAACCGACCCCTCGGTTGCGCCGTCTTTCGCCTGGACCGGTTCATCCGATCCACAGCATTAGAGGGCATTGCTTCTAATCATGCTGCGAGATTAGGCGCGGGGGTCTTGTGAGGTTGCAAAACAAATAGATCAAATTTGATCCAACTCCCCTTCCAATGGTGCAAATGCGCGCCATGCCTAAGGTGGGGTTTTGTGCGTCGCTAAAATCAAAACGGCACTTGTGTAAAATTTTAGCTATTTGGAATCCGGGTCAATCCCCAGCTCTTTGTGAGCTTCGGCGAGAAATTCTTTGTTCGGCGCGGGCGGTTTGAAATCGATGCCGGACCCAAGCGTGCGGATGATGGTGGAGATTGCAGCAATTCGCGCAAACTTCTTGTCGTTGGCAGGGATCACATACCAGGGCGCATCGGGTGCCGATGTTCGCCGCACCATTTCTTCAATCGCGTCTTCATAGGCCGCACGGCGGCTCCGGTTGCGCAAATCTTCCGGTGTAAGTTTCCATCGCTTGAGGGGATCATCAAGACGATCGCGAAAACGCTGCGCCTGTTCTTCGTGGTCCACCTGCAGAAAAATCTTCACAAGGCGAAATCCATCGGCGGCCAGCGATGCTTCAAAGGCATTTATCTCGCTATAGGCACGCCCCCACTCTTCGCGGGTGGCAAAGTCCTCTACACGCTCCACCAGCACCCGTCCGTACCAGGAGCGGTCAAAGATGCCCAACTCCCCATTGGGCGGCAGCCGTCGCCAGAAGCGTTGAAGATAGTGTTCCTCCCGCTCGCGTTGGTCAGGCGCTGAAATGGGCCAGACACGAACAGCACGCGGGTCCATTACGCTGGTCAGTCTCCGGATGATGCCGCCCTTGCCTGCTGCATCCCAGCCTTCAAAAACAATGACGCCCTTGAGCTTGTTGTAGAGAAAGGCCAGCTGCAGTTCACGCAGGTCGTCCTGCAGCGACTTCAGAATGTCGGCGTATTCGCTGCTCTCGACTGATGCACCGCCGGGCACCTCTGACAGCCTGAAGCCATTGGGCTGCCAGACGGCAAATAGATCCTCGTGATGAATGTCAGCATCCGCCCCATTCTCACCTGATGCATTGTCTGATTTGTTTTTCTTGGAAGCCATGTCTGGAAAGTCTCGCCCTGTCGTGTCCCGGGAAGTGTCATATCCCGGGAAATGTCGTAACCCGGCAATTCATGCTGCACACGCAGTGCATCATGCTCCGATCAGTATGTCACCTGATCTTGCACGCTGGCGACAGGATCGCCGTTTCGGCGTCTAGTGTGATGGAGAGGCAATGAGGCCATAGCCTCTGCCGACATTGTGCGCGCCGACAGCTGGCTCACTGGCTTCTTTGGGCAGCCACACCGTAGCGGTGGTGCCCTTGCCCAGCGTGCTGGCGAGTTCAACCGAGCCGCCGTGCAGTTCAATCAGCGATTTCACGATCGGCAGGCCAAGACCTGTGCCCTGCTTGCCCGCCGCAAATGTGGAATCCACCTGTTCAAACGGGATCATCACCCGCCGCAGATCATTCGGGGCAATGCCAATGCCTGTATCGCTGACAATAAGGAGCGCCATGTCGCCCTTGTCCTCAAGGCGGACGGTTACCGATCCGCCTTCCTTGGTGAATTTGATCGCGTTTGACATGAGGTTCAGCACACACTGACGAATTGCCGTGTGGTCAGCATCCACCTCGCAATCGCCATCCGGCATTGCGACATCCACGGAAATGTTGCCGGCTTTGGCCTGGGGGGCCAGCAGGTCACCGCAGTCTTCTAGGATATCGCGCAGATCAAACGGGTTGTGAACAATTTCGTATCGACCGGCCTCGATCTTTGACAGATCAAGTATCTGATTGATCAGCGACAGAAGATGTCCGCCGGACGTATTGATCATCGAGGCATAATCGAGATAGCGCTCATTGCCCAGGCGACCGAACAGCTCCTGCTCAAGGACTTCGGAAAAGCCGATGATTGAGTTGAGCGGTGTGCGCAGCTCGTGGCTCATGTTGCGCAGGAACGACGTCTTGCTTTCATTGGCCCGCTCGGCAGCTGATTTGGCCGAGTCGAGTTTCTCCGCCACGTCCACCAGGTTAGAGGCCTGGTCTTCGAGCTTGGCGCGGTTCATTTCCAGTTCCTGCACGGTGTATTGCAGGGTCCGTCCGCGCTCTATGAGCTGGCGTTCACGCTCCTTGAGCTCGGTAATGTCCGTATACACCGTGACCCGTCCGCCTTCGCGTGTGCGCCGGTCGCGCATCAGGAACCAGCGGCCATCCTTGTGGCGCAGTGTGCTCTGACCAACAGGCAGGCCGTGTTTTTCAACGCGTCGGGCAATCCACTCATCAGGGTTTTCTCCATCATCAAAGACACCCGAATGTGCTGTCTCTGTCATGAAGGTCTTGAAGGTGGTCCCAGGCTTGAGCCGCTCTGATGTGGCGCGATGTAGACGTGCAAATACGCGGTTGTGGAGCACCAGCCGGTCTGCCTGATCCCAGATCGCAAAGCCGTCAGCCGTGCTTTCTATGGCCGCTTCAAACCGAAGCTGTGTCTGCATGAGGCTCGTCACATCGTTCCAGTGAACAATGGCACCGCCATCATCCATGGGGCGACATTTGACTTCCATCCAGCGACCGTCGGACAGCCGTTCTATCCGAGGCGCATAGTCACGGGAGCGATGATGGGCAAGCGTGTCAGCAAGCCAGTTTTCCGGGTCACGGATGGCGCGCTCGCCTGCAAACTCGCCGTTGTCCAGCAGAGTTTTGAGAATGTCCTCATAGGCGAGGCCTGAAATCTCATCCAGATGGTCAAACGTCCGGAAGATGAAACGGAAATGGTCATTGCAATAGACCAGCCGGTCAGAGCCATCAAAAACGATGATCCCCACCCGCAGGCTGTCCAGCCCGTTTACCAGTGCCTCGATGCCCTCACGCGTACCAACCGGCATTGGATGCCCCAAATTGCCCTAACAATCGGGTCAAACTGACCCGGGGCGAGAATAGGCAGAACGAAGTTAGGAAATCGTTTGCGCTATTTCTGGCTGACAGGACGCAAAAAAGGCGGCTTTTGAGAAAGCCGCCTTCTTGGTGGATCCGTAACGGATCGCAGTAGCTGTTACTTGGCAGCAGCCGGAAGATATGTCGCCCAGCAATAGGCAATCTCGTTCACTGCGTGTTTGCCCGTGCAATAGGCTTCTTCTGACGGGAAGTGGGCCGCGGCAAGGCACTGGTTGAGATTGAGGCGGGCAAACCGTGTGCACCGTGAAAGGTCGCGGTTCTGCACCAGGGAAACAGTCGCGCTTGCTTCGGATTCTTCAAGGGCAATATGTCCGGCAATAGCCAGAATACGCTGCATCACGGGTGCTGCGGCCTGTGCTTCGGTCACACCGGCCAGCTCGGCAAGAATACCGCCGAAGCCCATGTTCTCAATTTCAGCGGCCGCAAACTGCGGATCAACCGAGAACGGCACAACCGGCTCATAGCTGCCCCAGCGGGTGCGCTGAAACTCAACAGCCGTGGTGAGGAAGCGCTGACCAAGGCCGGTCAGTTTCTGGTAGGCGTCCGCGGCGTCAGCAACCACAGCGGAGCGCGCTTTCTGAGAGCCTGCAAACATCCATACGCCGGTGCCTGACTTGAGGCGGGTCAAAACAGCCTGTTTGCCGTCACGCGCCACAGCTGCCTTCAAGGCAGCAACAAATTCCGGCTGAGCAGCAGCAAGAAAGGCGCTGTTGGCAACCCAGCCTTCGCCGAGTTTGGCAGGATCGTGTGGACGAAGAGAGTCGAGTGCGGCCCGCACGTCCCGGGGCGCCTTGAACTTGCGGTTCGCCAGATCATCGATCGCCGCATCAAAGGCGCGATAGGCCGCGGCCTTTTCGACAAGGCCCTGTGGACCTTCCAGCGGCGCTGCCCGGCGGGCGTCTGACCGTGTGACTGTGTCCAGCGGCTTGCCGGCAATGGCGGGCTTTGCGCGCGGAATGGGGACAATCGTCCCGTCTGAAAGAACAACCGGCGCACTGGCAATCTGATACGGCTCAACCACCGGCGCGGCAGCTGCAACTGGCTGGGCCTGCACAGCATTGATGTTTGGTGGGCTGTCGCCGAGGCAGCCCGCAAGAGCGAGCCCGAGCCCTGTAACAGCCATAATCCCGGCCGTTTTTCTCAGAAGGGCATTGCCAAAGGCGCCTGTGGTGGTGTCAGCCATGTGTTTCGTCCCCAATACTGGTCTTCGGCGGCAGCGACAGCGCCCGCAGACCTGGAAATCAATTACCAGTCGTCCCCAAAAGTGCCTGATCTGTCCCCTTCGGCATCATGTGCCTTGGATTTTGGGGCCGCGCATAAGCGATGACTGCGCGAAAATTCCCAATAATGTGCCAGATCGGAGCACCCGTCAGAGTCCCATTAAGACTTCTGCAACGGACGTGCCCAACCCTAAGCCGACGCGGTCCGCGTTGCAATGCGGCAAGTCCGTCCGCAGCGTGATTCCGGGCAGGTTTCTGGCCCGGCATTTGATTCAAATCCAACGGGAATTCTCAAGGTTTCCCCTTCTTTAACCCTCACGAGCCACACTGGCACCATTCATTGTGCCACCGCGCCCGCGGCGTGGGCTGGCAGCGGACATAGTTAATGCGAAACCGGGGCAATCCCCCAAAACTTGTGTGAGGATTCGAGCGTGCAGATTGCTGACTGGCAGGTGCATCTAAGCGTGCGCGGACGACCGCGGCAGATGCGGCGTCATGCGTCCTTCATCAAGCAGCATCTCAGCGGTGGGGCCCTGGGTCTTGCCGGCGGTATCCTGTTCGCTGTTGTAACCGGCGGCATCGACCTGTTTGCGGTGGGGGCTTTTGCGCTTCTTGGCGCCACAGCTTTGCCGGGTCTCTTCTTGCGTGCGACGGGTCAACTGGCAGCGTCATACGCCCTGTCTTCCACGTTCTTTGCCATTCTGGTCGGCTGGCTGTGCCTGTGGACGGGCGGCGTGGATTCCCCGGCCATATTCTGGCTCGCGATCGTGCCCATGGAAGCCGCGCTGTCAGCAAACCGCCGAAGCGCGATCACGGCTGCAGCCATCTCGTCCATTATTTTCTCATGCCTTGTCTGGATGTCTCTGGCATCCAGCCTGCCGCCCGCACACTTGCCGGGCATTGATCCATTCCTGACGCGCATGGTGTCGATCGTTGCGGCAATCGTTTACGCCTGCGCCCTCGCAATGCGGACCCAGGAAGCCTATCAGCGTGCGGAAGATGCAGCCGACAACGAAGAAGCGCGCTACCGCATGGTCGCAGACAACGCCAGTGACCTGATCACCCGTCACTCGATTGACGGCACGGTGCTGTTCGCAACACCCGCCAGCCGCCGCCTGCTGAACGTGTCACCGGACAAACTCATCGGCCGCCGCCTATCTGACGTTGCCGGCACCAGCTATGCCGAGGCAATTACCGACGCCTTCACAAACGCGCTGCGCAATGGCGGCGAGGCAACCGTTGAATTCGCCGTGACCAATGATGACGGCACGACGCGCTATCTGGAGACACGTCTGCGCGCAACGGGAACAGCTATTGATATCAGCCTCATCGCTGTGACCCGCGACGTCACGGATCGTCAGGAAGCGCAACTGGTCATGGAAGAAGCGCGTGACATGGCTGAATCTGCCAGCCGCACCAAATCAGCCTTCTTGCGCAGCATGAGCCATGAGCTGCGCACGCCGCTCAACTCAATCATCGGATTCGCGCAGGTGATCCGTGATCAGTCCTTTGGTCCCATCGGCAATGGCCGGTATTCCGACTATGCGGACATGATCGGCGATAGCGGCAAGACACTGTTGCGCATTGTGACCGATGTCCTGCGCATGTCGGAAATAGAAGCCGGCAATGTGGAAATGGATGTGGAGGAAACCCGCCTCCTGCCGATAGCCGATGGCGCCATTCGCACGCTTGAGCCTCAGGCTCGCCATGGGCGTGTCGTCATCATCAACCACGTGTCCGAAGATTTGCCCCTTGCCCTTGCCGATGCGCGGGCGGCTGGCCAGGCCGTCAACGGCATTCTCGCAAATGCCATTCAGTACTCAGCCCTGGGCGATAGCATCGATATTGAAGCCGGGTCTGATGACCTGAGCGTATGGCTGGAAATCAAGGACAATGGTCCCGGGATTCCGGCAAGAGACATCGACCGGCTCATGCGCCCGTTTGAACGCACCGGCGGCAGCCTTGAAGGCCGCCCGTCCGGCGCAGGCGTCGGGCTGGCAATCGCCAAGGCCCTGACCGAACTGCAGCGTGGTGGCTTCTCCATCCGTTCGCAGGAGGGCGAGGGCACAACCGTACGTCTGGCGTTTCCGCGCGCCCGCATGGCACGTCGCCGCTCCGCCTGATCTGTCAGGGCGCGTCAGACCGGATACTCAATCTCTTCATCCCTTGCCGCAGCCGCCACGCAAAGGCACTGTGCCGTGATGCAACCACGACTGAGATCAGATCTGCGGGTTCAGGCAATCATGCGCCGTGCAACCAGCGCAGGCGCCTTTACAGCAATTGTCCAAAAGGGCCACGAAGCTGCCGGCGCTGTATTCGTGAAGGCCGCATTGCCGGATCGTACGGTCCGGGTCTTTGGCCCGGCACCCGGACCCGGCACGGACGATGACGGCCACCCGCGCTGGATGTGCGTGACAGGTGCAACGCCGGTGGCCGAAATGGATGCCGACACCTATCTCGCGCGTTACGCCAAATCGGACCCGGATTTATGGATTGTGGAAATAGAATCCGGCGACGGTGAAGCCTGTCTGGATGGCGTCGTCATTGACGAAACACCCGCGCAGACAGACCCCCTCATCACGCAGATTTTTGGTCCCTAGCCGTCGGACCCAAATTATGGCCGCATGAACGCGATGCCGTCGCCGGCATCCATGTTCTCAGCCGCCGCCATCAATTCGCTGGCGATATCATCAGGCTGCCGGTCCATCCGGTAGAGCTTGATGACCTGGTCAAACAGCACCCGCGCGACCGAGTCACGCGGATGTCCGGTTTCAGCGGCTTCGTCGAGGGCTGCCTGAACGTGCTTTTCAACAATTTCTCGAGCGGTTGCCATGGTGGTCTCCTTCAATCGGAATTTGGTCAATAAATCAGTTTCACGACCAGTATAGCCGCGCGGAAAGAGGGGCAGCGATGATCAAGGTCAAACCAGCAATGCACAAACCTGCAACGCATATGGCGGCAGCTTGAGGCGCAGGCCAAAACCGCGCTATCAGGGGCTCCCTCGAATGCATCTGGCAGTGCCCCTGGCAGCGCAAAGCCCAACCGGAAGAAAAGAACACCCCATATGGTGCAGGAACTCGCAGCAAATTTCTGGTCAGTTTTGGTCAACTTCTGGACTGACGGTGTGCTGGGGATCGATTTCACGCGATTGCTGATCGTCGCGGGAATTCTGATTTTCTTCTATGTGCTGCGCGGACTGTTCGCCCGCATAGTTCTGGTCACCGTCCGCCAATGGGCCAAAAACACCGACACCAATTTTGACGACATGGTGATTGAAGCAGTCAGCCCATCCCTCAAGCTCCTGGTGGTGACGGTTGGTGTCTTCACTGCCGGGCAGTATCTGGCGCTCGAGGGCATCGGTGGCGTCATTATCGACAATCTGGTCCGGTCCATGGTGGCGGTGGCATTCTTCTGGGCGCTGTACAACATCACCAAGCCGTTGACCCTGGTCTTTAAGCGTCTTGAGGCCGTGTTGACGCGCGAGATGGTAGACTGGCTGATCACTGCCACGCGCATTGGCGTGGTTCTGCTGGGCCTTGCCACCAGCCTTCAGATCTGGGGCATTCAGGTTGCCCCGTTGATTGCAGGCCTGGGCCTGTTCGGTGTCGCTGTCGCTCTGGGCGCACAGGATTTGTTCAAGAACCTGCTGGCCGGCCTGTCCATCCTGGTTGAAAAGCGGTTTGGCGTTGGCGATTGGGTGATGGTTGATGGCGTTGTAGAAGGCACGGTTGAGCAGATCGGGTTCCGGTCAACGCGCATTCGCCGGTTTGACAAGGCCCCTGTGTATGTTCCGAACACGGAGTTCGCGGACAGCGCGGTGACAAATTTCTCAGCCATGACCCATCGCCGCATCTACTGGAAGATCGGTATTGAATACAGCGCGTCCAAGGATCAGCTGCAGCAGGTCCGCAATGGCATTGAGGCGTACGTACTGAACAATGAGGATTTTGCCAAACCGCCGGAAGTGCCGCTGTTTGTGCGCATAGATGCCTTCAACGACAGCTCGATCGACATCATGCTCTACTGTTTCACCCGGACGACCGTATGGGGCGAGTGGCTTGAGATAAAAGAGCAGCTGGCTCTGGCAATCAAAGGCATCGTGGAAGGCGCGGGCACTGGCTTTGCCTTCCCATCCACCTCTATCTATCTGGAAAGTCTGCCCGCCGGTGCGCCGGAGATCTTTGAGCCGCCCAAGCAGGTGGGCACAGACGCCTGACGGGGCGGGATTGCAGGATCAGTCTAACTGGCCTGTCGCGTATCACCCGCATCATCAGCGTCAGCGAGCTCCGCACCGGCAAACAGCACCTGCCAGAACCCGAGCAGTCTTTCGGCAGAAGCGTCATCTAGCGTCTCAAAGGCAGACATGAGGTCAAACGTCTGATCCGTAGATCGCTGGGCGCCGTCTTCTCCCAGACGCACGAGCGTTGAGAAAGTGGAGCGCGCAAATCGTGCCGCGCGGCAGGCGACCATGAGCGCAAATCCGCTTCTTTCAGCCATGATGGCTTCCCCGGTTGCGCGATCAATATCTGTCAGCTTGTCGAGGCAGGCATAGAACCGATCCATGTCTCCATCGCGCAAGAGCCTGACCACAAGTGGCTCCTTCAATTCATGGCGGCTGTATTTTTGCACCGCATAAGATGCTGCCTCTTCCGGGTGAGGCGAGGCCTTGCCTTCGGCCATACCAATTGCCGCTGCAGCTTCAATTGCCAATGAAAGGGCATCGGTTGTCACAGCCAGCGCCTGGTCGAGGGCGCGACGTCCAAGATGCGGACCGGTATGCCACATTAAGGCAACGGCAACATCGGCTGGCAGATCATGCCTGTCGACGAGAGCGGCCTGAAGATGCGGCAGGGCCGGGGCGGCCGCTTTCAGTGTTTCAAAGTCAGCCCTTTGCAGGGGCGCGTCATGGTTCTCTGCGAGGCTCACAAGTGCCACGTCGTTGCCGGTGGTCAGTATCTTGCGCACCAGCACAGAGGACAGGCCTTGCCTTTGGGCAATGCCGGCAGCGTGCGTGTTGCCATGCGTGTCAATCAGCTCGGTCAGCGCTTGGTCATCAAGGGCTGGCGTCGCCGCCAGAAATGGCGCCGCGACCCAGCCGGGCTGTTCAAGCAGAAAGTCCACCACGCCCAGAGGTGGTGTGTCGTCGTGGCCCAAAGACTTTGCCATTGCCTGTTGTGCATCAGCGCCTGCCATGCGGGCGATATCCACCAGCAGTAAACCAAATCCGTCCCGGGCTTCGTCACTGCAAATTTCCGAGCCAGACAAATAGAGATCTGTCACGCAGGCGAGCAGAGCACTGCGGCCCTCCGGCGTGGGGTCTCGCAGTAATCCTGCAAGGTCTGCCAATCTGGATGCGGTTGAGCTCATTGGCTGTGCTGCTGAAACTTTGGGATCCCTACCGACCAGATGCCCTCGCAACTGGCCGAACTGTCATGTGGGCGTCTAACTTGGAGGCCAATGATGCAGGCTTGATGTAAAGATTCGGTGGCTATCGGCGATTAATTGGGGCGCAGATACTTTGATTTCGGATGTTTTTTTTGCGTTTCTGCGCCTGGGATTCACAGCCTTTGGCGGCCCCGTGGCCCATATCGGCTATTTCCGGGATGAGTTCGTTGAACGCCGCAAATGGCTGAATGACGAGGCCTATGCGGACGTTGTCGCCCTGTGCCAGTTCCTGCCCGGCCCCGCGTCCAGTCAGGTGGGTCTGGCAATCGGTATGCTCAAGGCAGGTCCATGGGGTGCTCTTGCGGCATGGACCGGTTTTACTTTGCCGTCCGCCATACTCATGACGGCAGCTGCGTTGTCGCTGGTGCAATTGGGAGAGGCCATCCCCCCCGGACTGCTTGAAGGTCTGAAGGCTGTTGTGGTCGCCGTCGTCGCGCATGCGCTCATCGGCATGGCGCGCAGTCTGACCCCGGACGCACCGCGGCTTCTCCTGGCCGGCCTTGCATTGGCGGTGACCCTATATGTCGGCGGCGTCGCAGGTCAGCTGATCGCCATAGCTGCCGGGATTGCCATTGGCCTTGTGGCCTTCAGGTCGTCTGCCGTCCCCGCGGAACAGTCAGCTGATTTCGTCGCCCCAATTCCAAAACCGGTATCACTCGTCCTTCTTGTCGCCTTTGCCGTGCTGCTGTTCGGGCTACCGTTCCTTGCCTCCCATGATCATTCACTGACAACGCAGATTGCCGACGGGTTTTATCG from Candidatus Phaeomarinobacter ectocarpi includes these protein-coding regions:
- a CDS encoding SufE family protein — its product is MAVSINDLIDDFSYLDDWEDRYRYVIELGKDLEPLPEAEHSDANKVKGCVSQVWLQTHVARGDNGEPVLTFIGDSDAHIVRGLIAIVLRLYSGRPASEIAKTPADPVFQQIGLDEHLSPQRSNGLHAMVGRIQADASAALADAGVA
- a CDS encoding PAS domain-containing sensor histidine kinase, which gives rise to MPVGTREGIEALVNGLDSLRVGIIVFDGSDRLVYCNDHFRFIFRTFDHLDEISGLAYEDILKTLLDNGEFAGERAIRDPENWLADTLAHHRSRDYAPRIERLSDGRWMEVKCRPMDDGGAIVHWNDVTSLMQTQLRFEAAIESTADGFAIWDQADRLVLHNRVFARLHRATSERLKPGTTFKTFMTETAHSGVFDDGENPDEWIARRVEKHGLPVGQSTLRHKDGRWFLMRDRRTREGGRVTVYTDITELKERERQLIERGRTLQYTVQELEMNRAKLEDQASNLVDVAEKLDSAKSAAERANESKTSFLRNMSHELRTPLNSIIGFSEVLEQELFGRLGNERYLDYASMINTSGGHLLSLINQILDLSKIEAGRYEIVHNPFDLRDILEDCGDLLAPQAKAGNISVDVAMPDGDCEVDADHTAIRQCVLNLMSNAIKFTKEGGSVTVRLEDKGDMALLIVSDTGIGIAPNDLRRVMIPFEQVDSTFAAGKQGTGLGLPIVKSLIELHGGSVELASTLGKGTTATVWLPKEASEPAVGAHNVGRGYGLIASPSH
- a CDS encoding polyphosphate kinase 2 family protein, which gives rise to MASKKNKSDNASGENGADADIHHEDLFAVWQPNGFRLSEVPGGASVESSEYADILKSLQDDLRELQLAFLYNKLKGVIVFEGWDAAGKGGIIRRLTSVMDPRAVRVWPISAPDQREREEHYLQRFWRRLPPNGELGIFDRSWYGRVLVERVEDFATREEWGRAYSEINAFEASLAADGFRLVKIFLQVDHEEQAQRFRDRLDDPLKRWKLTPEDLRNRSRRAAYEDAIEEMVRRTSAPDAPWYVIPANDKKFARIAAISTIIRTLGSGIDFKPPAPNKEFLAEAHKELGIDPDSK
- a CDS encoding mechanosensitive ion channel family protein; translated protein: MVQELAANFWSVLVNFWTDGVLGIDFTRLLIVAGILIFFYVLRGLFARIVLVTVRQWAKNTDTNFDDMVIEAVSPSLKLLVVTVGVFTAGQYLALEGIGGVIIDNLVRSMVAVAFFWALYNITKPLTLVFKRLEAVLTREMVDWLITATRIGVVLLGLATSLQIWGIQVAPLIAGLGLFGVAVALGAQDLFKNLLAGLSILVEKRFGVGDWVMVDGVVEGTVEQIGFRSTRIRRFDKAPVYVPNTEFADSAVTNFSAMTHRRIYWKIGIEYSASKDQLQQVRNGIEAYVLNNEDFAKPPEVPLFVRIDAFNDSSIDIMLYCFTRTTVWGEWLEIKEQLALAIKGIVEGAGTGFAFPSTSIYLESLPAGAPEIFEPPKQVGTDA
- a CDS encoding PAS domain-containing sensor histidine kinase — protein: MQIADWQVHLSVRGRPRQMRRHASFIKQHLSGGALGLAGGILFAVVTGGIDLFAVGAFALLGATALPGLFLRATGQLAASYALSSTFFAILVGWLCLWTGGVDSPAIFWLAIVPMEAALSANRRSAITAAAISSIIFSCLVWMSLASSLPPAHLPGIDPFLTRMVSIVAAIVYACALAMRTQEAYQRAEDAADNEEARYRMVADNASDLITRHSIDGTVLFATPASRRLLNVSPDKLIGRRLSDVAGTSYAEAITDAFTNALRNGGEATVEFAVTNDDGTTRYLETRLRATGTAIDISLIAVTRDVTDRQEAQLVMEEARDMAESASRTKSAFLRSMSHELRTPLNSIIGFAQVIRDQSFGPIGNGRYSDYADMIGDSGKTLLRIVTDVLRMSEIEAGNVEMDVEETRLLPIADGAIRTLEPQARHGRVVIINHVSEDLPLALADARAAGQAVNGILANAIQYSALGDSIDIEAGSDDLSVWLEIKDNGPGIPARDIDRLMRPFERTGGSLEGRPSGAGVGLAIAKALTELQRGGFSIRSQEGEGTTVRLAFPRARMARRRSA
- a CDS encoding DUF1491 family protein, encoding MQPRLRSDLRVQAIMRRATSAGAFTAIVQKGHEAAGAVFVKAALPDRTVRVFGPAPGPGTDDDGHPRWMCVTGATPVAEMDADTYLARYAKSDPDLWIVEIESGDGEACLDGVVIDETPAQTDPLITQIFGP
- the chrA gene encoding chromate efflux transporter; translation: MISDVFFAFLRLGFTAFGGPVAHIGYFRDEFVERRKWLNDEAYADVVALCQFLPGPASSQVGLAIGMLKAGPWGALAAWTGFTLPSAILMTAAALSLVQLGEAIPPGLLEGLKAVVVAVVAHALIGMARSLTPDAPRLLLAGLALAVTLYVGGVAGQLIAIAAGIAIGLVAFRSSAVPAEQSADFVAPIPKPVSLVLLVAFAVLLFGLPFLASHDHSLTTQIADGFYRSGALVFGGGHVVLPLLQAETVVPGLVGATEFTAGYGLAQAVPGPLFTFSAFLGGAAGIDHGAAAASFYALLALVMVFLPGALLVAAALPFWASLRANRTARAALNGVNAAVVGVLAAALYTPVTTTAINDWTDVAIAALAFGALAIMRLPAWSVVPIGAALGMAVAVVF
- a CDS encoding DUF2336 domain-containing protein, with product MSSTASRLADLAGLLRDPTPEGRSALLACVTDLYLSGSEICSDEARDGFGLLLVDIARMAGADAQQAMAKSLGHDDTPPLGVVDFLLEQPGWVAAPFLAATPALDDQALTELIDTHGNTHAAGIAQRQGLSSVLVRKILTTGNDVALVSLAENHDAPLQRADFETLKAAAPALPHLQAALVDRHDLPADVAVALMWHTGPHLGRRALDQALAVTTDALSLAIEAAAAIGMAEGKASPHPEEAASYAVQKYSRHELKEPLVVRLLRDGDMDRFYACLDKLTDIDRATGEAIMAERSGFALMVACRAARFARSTFSTLVRLGEDGAQRSTDQTFDLMSAFETLDDASAERLLGFWQVLFAGAELADADDAGDTRQAS